In one Nocardioides luteus genomic region, the following are encoded:
- a CDS encoding L-serine ammonia-lyase produces the protein MALSVFDMFSVGIGPSSSHTVGPMRAAVQFTDALKAGSLLDAVTRVQVELFGSLGATGHGHGSDKAVVLGLEGNRPETVDTDNADARVAEVRATRRLRLAGARDIEFDADDVVMHRTRTLPAHPNGMTFRGFGDAGEVLQESTYYSVGGGFVVDEDAAGADRIVEDATPIPYPFTTGAELLAVCAESGKRISDVMLANELAWRTEEEVRGELLHIWSVMQECVHNGCTRVEPTLPGGLKVPRRAPGLYAHLHASTDETDPLRAMDWVNLFALAVNEENASGGRIVTAPTNGAAGIVPAVLHYYEKFVPTADEDGIVRFLLAAAAIGILFKINASISGAEVGCQGEVGSACAMAAGALCEVLGGTPEQVENAAEIGIEHNLGLTCDPVGGLVQIPCIERNAIASNKAINAARIAARGDGSHRVSLDAAIKTMRETGADMKIKYKETSRGGLAVNVIEC, from the coding sequence ATGGCACTCAGCGTCTTCGACATGTTCTCGGTCGGCATCGGGCCGTCGTCGTCCCACACGGTCGGCCCGATGCGCGCGGCGGTGCAGTTCACCGACGCCCTGAAGGCGGGGTCGCTGCTCGACGCCGTCACCCGGGTGCAGGTGGAGCTGTTCGGCTCCCTCGGCGCCACCGGCCACGGGCACGGCTCCGACAAGGCGGTCGTCCTCGGTCTGGAGGGCAACCGTCCCGAGACCGTCGACACCGACAACGCCGACGCCCGGGTCGCCGAGGTCCGCGCCACCCGGCGGCTGAGGCTCGCCGGTGCCCGGGACATCGAGTTCGACGCCGACGACGTCGTGATGCACCGCACCCGCACCTTGCCCGCACACCCCAACGGGATGACCTTCCGAGGGTTCGGTGACGCCGGGGAGGTGCTCCAGGAGAGCACCTACTACTCGGTCGGCGGCGGGTTCGTCGTGGACGAGGACGCGGCCGGCGCCGACCGGATCGTCGAGGACGCGACCCCGATCCCGTACCCGTTCACCACCGGGGCGGAGCTGCTCGCGGTCTGCGCCGAGTCGGGCAAGCGGATCAGCGACGTCATGCTGGCCAACGAGCTGGCGTGGCGTACGGAGGAGGAGGTGCGCGGCGAGCTGCTGCACATCTGGTCGGTCATGCAGGAGTGCGTGCACAACGGCTGCACCCGGGTCGAGCCCACCCTGCCCGGTGGGCTGAAGGTCCCGCGGCGCGCCCCCGGCCTGTACGCCCACCTGCACGCCTCCACCGACGAGACCGATCCGCTCCGGGCGATGGACTGGGTCAACCTCTTCGCCCTGGCCGTCAACGAGGAGAACGCCTCGGGCGGCCGGATCGTGACCGCCCCGACCAACGGCGCCGCGGGCATCGTCCCGGCGGTTCTGCACTACTACGAGAAGTTCGTGCCCACCGCCGACGAGGACGGGATCGTGAGGTTCCTGCTCGCCGCCGCGGCGATCGGGATCCTGTTCAAGATCAACGCGTCGATCTCCGGCGCCGAGGTCGGCTGCCAGGGCGAGGTCGGCTCCGCCTGCGCGATGGCCGCCGGCGCCCTGTGCGAGGTGCTCGGCGGCACCCCGGAGCAGGTGGAGAACGCCGCCGAGATCGGCATCGAGCACAACCTCGGTCTCACCTGCGACCCGGTCGGCGGGCTCGTACAGATCCCCTGCATCGAGCGCAACGCCATCGCCAGCAACAAGGCCATCAACGCCGCCCGGATCGCCGCGCGGGGCGACGGCAGCCACCGGGTCTCCCTCGACGCCGCGATCAAGACCATGCGCGAGACCGGGGCCGACATGAAGATCAAGTACAAGGAGACCTCCCGCGGAGGCCTCGCCGTCAACGTCATCGAGTGCTGA
- a CDS encoding bifunctional methylenetetrahydrofolate dehydrogenase/methenyltetrahydrofolate cyclohydrolase, with translation MTTAAKIDGKRVAAELKAGLAERVKALHEAGIEPGLGTILVGDDPGSRSYVAGKHRDCAEVGIASLRIELPASASQAEIEAAVRQLNDDPSCTGFIVQLPLPPHVDTHRVLELIDPDKDADGLHPTNLGKLVLGTPAPLPCTPRGIIELLRQHDVPITGQRFCVIGCGLTVGRPLGLMLTRPTEHATVTLCNIETRDVAAHARASDVIVAAAGVAHLVKPDWVSPGATVLSVGITRTIEGILGDVDPNVDVVAGKMTGATGGVGPMTRAMLLTNIVEIAEQQLAAREATVGALT, from the coding sequence ATGACGACCGCAGCAAAGATCGACGGCAAGCGCGTCGCTGCCGAGCTGAAGGCCGGGCTCGCCGAGCGGGTGAAGGCCCTGCACGAGGCCGGGATCGAGCCGGGTCTCGGCACCATCCTCGTCGGGGACGACCCCGGCTCCCGCTCCTACGTCGCGGGCAAGCATCGCGACTGCGCCGAGGTGGGCATCGCCTCGCTCCGGATCGAGCTGCCCGCCAGCGCGTCGCAGGCCGAGATCGAGGCCGCGGTGCGGCAGCTCAACGACGACCCGAGCTGCACCGGCTTCATCGTCCAGCTGCCGCTGCCTCCGCACGTCGACACCCACCGGGTCCTGGAGCTCATCGACCCGGACAAGGACGCCGACGGGCTCCACCCCACCAACCTCGGCAAGCTGGTGCTCGGCACTCCTGCTCCGCTGCCGTGCACGCCGCGCGGGATCATCGAGCTGCTGCGGCAGCACGACGTGCCGATCACCGGCCAGCGCTTCTGCGTCATCGGCTGCGGTCTGACCGTCGGCAGGCCCCTCGGGCTCATGCTCACCCGCCCCACCGAGCACGCCACCGTCACCCTGTGCAACATCGAGACCCGCGACGTCGCCGCCCATGCTCGCGCCTCGGACGTCATCGTCGCGGCGGCGGGCGTGGCTCACCTGGTCAAGCCCGACTGGGTCAGCCCCGGCGCCACGGTCCTGTCCGTCGGGATCACCCGCACCATCGAGGGCATCCTCGGCGACGTCGACCCGAACGTCGACGTCGTCGCCGGCAAGATGACCGGCGCCACCGGCGGAGTCGGGCCCATGACCCGCGCCATGCTGTTGACCAACATCGTCGAGATCGCCGAGCAGCAGCTGGCTGCCAGGGAGGCGACCGTCGGGGCGCTGACATGA
- the folP gene encoding dihydropteroate synthase codes for MIATQLPTGAARRCQVMGIINVTPDSFSDGGRFLDVDAAVRRGLELIRDGADILDVGGESTRPGAQRVSEADELARVIPVIEGLARSGFPVSVDTMRASVARQAVAAGAVIVNDVSGGLADPEMLPFLAEADVTCVLMHWRAHSTRMDDYCFYDSVVDDVCSELRGRVESALAAGVRAERIVLDPGLGFAKNAAQSWELLASLGRLRDLGFPVLVGASRKRFLAEVTTYGRREPDVPADRDEASDAVATIAAAGGAWGVRVHSVSGAAAASRVAARLRGATVDAGLAGAWAGRR; via the coding sequence ATGATCGCCACCCAGCTGCCCACCGGCGCCGCTCGACGTTGTCAGGTGATGGGCATCATCAATGTCACCCCCGACTCCTTCTCCGACGGCGGCCGGTTCCTCGACGTCGACGCGGCCGTACGCCGGGGCCTCGAGCTCATCCGTGACGGCGCCGACATCCTCGACGTCGGTGGTGAGTCCACCCGGCCGGGCGCCCAGCGGGTCAGCGAGGCCGATGAGCTCGCCCGGGTGATCCCGGTGATCGAGGGCCTGGCCCGGAGCGGGTTCCCGGTCTCGGTCGACACCATGCGCGCCTCGGTCGCCCGGCAGGCGGTCGCGGCCGGGGCGGTCATCGTCAACGACGTCTCCGGCGGGCTCGCCGACCCCGAGATGCTGCCCTTCCTCGCGGAGGCGGACGTCACCTGCGTACTCATGCACTGGCGGGCGCACTCCACCCGGATGGACGACTACTGCTTCTACGACTCGGTCGTCGACGATGTCTGCTCCGAGCTCCGCGGCCGGGTCGAGTCGGCGCTCGCCGCCGGCGTACGCGCCGAGCGGATCGTCCTCGACCCGGGTCTGGGGTTCGCGAAGAACGCCGCCCAGTCCTGGGAGCTGCTCGCGTCCCTCGGGAGACTGCGAGACCTCGGCTTCCCCGTCCTCGTCGGGGCCTCCCGCAAGCGGTTCCTCGCCGAGGTCACGACGTACGGACGTCGCGAGCCGGACGTCCCGGCCGACCGTGACGAGGCGTCGGACGCCGTCGCCACGATCGCGGCCGCCGGAGGGGCCTGGGGCGTACGCGTGCACTCGGTCTCCGGCGCGGCGGCCGCCTCCCGGGTGGCCGCGCGCCTCCGTGGTGCCACGGTCGACGCCGGTCTGGCCGGGGCGTGGGCGGGCCGGCGGTGA
- a CDS encoding methylenetetrahydrofolate reductase, whose translation MSRRSAAAVVRRLLLDARYEVLPTAAIEEVVTTALPVGRTVTVTASPAKGLERTVDLSIRLAGHGYDVVPHLAARMVSSRAELADITGRLKAAGIEKVFVPAGDAEQPGPFPGALELLEALVDLGDPFRHVGVAGYPEDHPTIIHDRLVQAMWDKRHHATEIVSNLTFDPDALTDWVRRVRARGVTTPIVVGLPGPVERAKLLAMATKIGVGESTRFLAKNKGMFARIAAPGGYSPERFLRRAAPGLDGPEAAVSGLHLFTFNQVAETEAWRRDLLARLGGDHR comes from the coding sequence GTGAGTCGCCGCTCGGCCGCCGCCGTCGTACGTCGCCTCCTGCTCGACGCGCGCTACGAGGTCCTGCCCACCGCCGCGATCGAGGAGGTCGTCACCACCGCTCTCCCCGTCGGCCGGACGGTCACCGTGACCGCCTCCCCGGCCAAGGGTCTGGAGCGGACCGTGGACCTCTCGATCCGCCTCGCCGGACACGGCTACGACGTCGTGCCCCACCTCGCCGCGCGCATGGTCTCGAGCCGGGCCGAGCTCGCCGACATCACCGGTCGCCTGAAGGCGGCCGGCATCGAGAAGGTCTTCGTGCCCGCCGGTGACGCGGAGCAGCCCGGGCCGTTCCCCGGCGCGCTGGAGCTGCTCGAGGCCCTCGTCGATCTGGGCGACCCGTTCCGCCATGTCGGCGTCGCCGGCTACCCCGAGGATCACCCGACGATCATCCACGACCGCCTGGTGCAGGCGATGTGGGACAAGCGCCACCACGCCACCGAGATCGTCAGCAACCTCACCTTCGACCCCGATGCCCTCACCGACTGGGTACGCCGCGTCCGCGCCCGAGGCGTCACGACACCGATCGTCGTGGGGCTGCCCGGCCCGGTCGAGCGTGCCAAGCTCCTCGCGATGGCCACCAAGATCGGGGTGGGGGAGTCGACGAGGTTCCTCGCCAAGAACAAGGGGATGTTCGCGCGCATCGCCGCGCCCGGCGGCTACTCGCCGGAGCGGTTCCTCAGGCGCGCCGCTCCGGGCTTGGACGGCCCTGAGGCCGCGGTCTCGGGCCTGCACCTGTTCACGTTCAACCAGGTCGCCGAGACCGAGGCCTGGCGCCGCGACCTGCTGGCACGCCTGGGTGGTGACCACCGATGA
- a CDS encoding bifunctional folylpolyglutamate synthase/dihydrofolate synthase produces the protein MTDTALEHLAEVERRLLARWPETRIAPSLERIRAVTDRLGRPQRGYRSIHITGTNGKTSTARMVEAILLELGSTVGRFTSPHLADIRERISIDGRPISREGFVRAYQDVLPAADAVDRESPTPLSFFEMTVAMAYQAFSTAGIDVAAVEVGMGGMWDATNVIDAEVAAILPIGLDHVDHLGPTRLDIAAEKAGIIKPGALAVTARQTPEVEQLLRAHADAYLARLMVEGRDFRLRGRRVLDEGQIISVAGLAGDYPELPLSLHGRHQAHNAVLAIASVEALLGDAIPLDPLRRALGLTRSPGRLEVLPGNPAVILDAAHNPDGARALAAGLSDLGRRPTVAVVAAMGDKDLAGMLAELEPVVTTMICTRNSSPRSLSAGDTAAEARGVLGPDRVVEIGHLGHALLEAVRTASALSGEGGAQVLVTGSVVTVGEARRLLGL, from the coding sequence ATGACCGACACCGCCCTCGAGCACCTCGCCGAGGTGGAGCGCCGGCTCCTCGCCCGCTGGCCGGAGACCAGGATCGCCCCGTCCCTGGAGCGCATCCGGGCGGTGACCGACCGGCTCGGCCGTCCGCAGCGCGGCTACCGGTCGATCCACATCACCGGCACCAACGGCAAGACGAGCACCGCGCGGATGGTGGAGGCGATCCTGCTCGAGCTGGGCTCGACGGTCGGCAGGTTCACCAGTCCTCATCTCGCCGACATCCGGGAGCGGATCAGCATCGACGGCCGGCCGATCTCCCGCGAGGGCTTCGTCCGGGCCTATCAGGACGTCCTGCCCGCGGCCGACGCCGTGGACCGCGAGAGCCCCACGCCGCTGTCGTTCTTCGAGATGACGGTCGCCATGGCCTACCAGGCGTTCTCGACCGCCGGCATCGACGTCGCCGCGGTCGAGGTCGGCATGGGTGGCATGTGGGATGCCACCAACGTCATCGACGCCGAGGTCGCGGCGATCCTCCCGATCGGCCTCGACCACGTCGACCACCTCGGGCCGACCAGGCTCGACATCGCGGCCGAGAAGGCCGGGATCATCAAACCCGGTGCCCTGGCCGTGACGGCCCGGCAGACGCCCGAGGTCGAGCAGCTCCTGCGCGCTCACGCCGACGCGTATCTCGCGCGGCTCATGGTCGAGGGGCGCGACTTCCGCCTGCGCGGCCGACGAGTGCTCGACGAGGGCCAGATCATCTCGGTCGCCGGCCTCGCGGGTGACTATCCCGAGCTCCCGCTCTCCCTCCACGGGCGCCACCAGGCGCACAACGCCGTGCTCGCGATCGCGAGCGTCGAAGCCCTTCTGGGGGACGCGATCCCGCTGGACCCGCTGCGGCGAGCGCTGGGTTTGACCAGGTCGCCCGGGCGGCTGGAGGTGCTGCCCGGGAACCCGGCCGTGATCCTCGACGCCGCCCACAATCCCGACGGCGCCCGCGCCCTCGCGGCCGGCCTCTCCGACCTGGGTCGGCGCCCGACCGTCGCGGTCGTCGCCGCGATGGGCGACAAGGACCTGGCCGGCATGCTCGCCGAGCTCGAGCCCGTCGTGACCACGATGATCTGCACCCGGAACAGCAGCCCGCGGTCGCTGTCGGCCGGAGACACCGCGGCCGAGGCTCGAGGCGTCCTGGGCCCGGACCGGGTCGTGGAGATCGGGCATCTCGGCCATGCCCTCCTCGAGGCGGTCCGGACAGCCTCGGCGCTGTCCGGGGAGGGTGGGGCTCAGGTGCTGGTCACCGGCTCCGTCGTCACCGTCGGGGAAGCACGCCGCTTGCTGGGACTGTGA
- the fdhA gene encoding formaldehyde dehydrogenase, glutathione-independent has protein sequence MADNRVVVYKGPGEVAVETIDYPKLELPQDVVSGLGIKRAAPHAVILKLVTSNICGSDQHMVRGRTTAPVGQTLGHEITGEIVEIGDDVLFHEVGDICSVPFNIACGRCRMCNEGKTGICLNVNPARAGAAYGYVDMGGWLGGQAEYVMVPFADFNLLKFPDRDQALEKILDLTMLSDIFPTGYHGAYTAGVTTGSTVYVAGAGPVGLAAAYSAQLLGAATVIVGDMNADRLKQAASFGCETADLSSGDALADIIADIVGEPVVDAAVDAVGFEARGHGRDAAEQPATVLNDIMDVARAGASLGIPGLYVTGDPGAVDDAAKQGQIGVRLGLGWAKSHTFVTGQCPVKQYNRQLMNLILADKAHIADAVNAKTISLDEAPAGYAAFDQGAATKYVIDPHGMVS, from the coding sequence ATGGCAGACAACAGAGTCGTCGTCTACAAGGGGCCGGGCGAGGTGGCCGTCGAGACCATCGACTACCCGAAGCTGGAGCTCCCCCAGGATGTCGTCAGCGGCCTCGGCATCAAGCGTGCGGCACCGCATGCAGTGATCCTCAAGCTCGTGACCAGCAACATCTGCGGCAGCGACCAGCACATGGTCCGCGGCCGGACGACCGCCCCGGTCGGTCAGACCCTCGGCCACGAGATCACCGGCGAGATCGTCGAGATCGGCGACGACGTCCTCTTCCACGAGGTGGGTGACATCTGCTCGGTCCCGTTCAACATCGCGTGCGGTCGTTGTCGCATGTGCAACGAGGGCAAGACCGGCATCTGCCTCAACGTGAACCCGGCACGGGCCGGTGCGGCGTACGGCTATGTGGACATGGGCGGCTGGCTCGGTGGCCAGGCGGAGTACGTGATGGTCCCGTTCGCCGACTTCAACCTGCTCAAGTTCCCCGACCGCGACCAGGCCCTGGAGAAGATCCTCGACCTGACGATGCTCTCCGACATCTTCCCGACCGGCTACCACGGCGCCTACACCGCCGGTGTCACGACCGGGTCGACGGTCTATGTGGCGGGCGCGGGCCCGGTCGGGCTCGCCGCGGCGTACTCGGCGCAGCTGCTCGGTGCCGCCACCGTCATCGTCGGCGACATGAACGCCGACCGGCTCAAGCAGGCGGCCAGCTTCGGCTGCGAGACCGCGGACCTCTCCTCCGGTGACGCCCTGGCCGACATCATCGCGGACATCGTCGGCGAGCCGGTCGTGGACGCCGCCGTCGACGCGGTCGGCTTCGAGGCGCGCGGCCACGGCCGCGATGCCGCCGAGCAGCCGGCCACCGTCCTCAACGACATCATGGACGTCGCGCGTGCCGGCGCCTCGCTCGGCATCCCCGGCCTGTACGTCACGGGCGACCCGGGCGCCGTCGACGACGCGGCCAAGCAGGGCCAGATCGGCGTCCGGCTCGGTCTCGGCTGGGCGAAGTCGCACACGTTCGTGACCGGCCAGTGCCCGGTGAAGCAGTACAACCGCCAGCTGATGAACCTGATCCTCGCGGACAAGGCCCACATCGCCGACGCCGTCAACGCGAAGACGATCAGCCTCGACGAGGCCCCGGCGGGCTACGCCGCGTTCGACCAGGGCGCCGCGACCAAGTACGTCATCGACCCGCACGGCATGGTGAGCTGA
- a CDS encoding IclR family transcriptional regulator has product MDRAISILQVLARRGAVGVTPISEELGVHKSTVFRLLATLEARGLVEQSASRGDYQLGYGVIQLAAGATRKHDISVTSRPICMALADAVGETVNIVINDGEEAITIDQVIGSAEITSVNWVGQRSPLHTTASGKVFLAAMSPEDRRRIIEGGLERYTEQTVVDPVLLEEQLTEFRKLGYAYSADEHEIGLTGVAAPIRSLGGGVIAAVVASGPSFRITSEKVPELAEHVLAAAAAISERNGFPKAE; this is encoded by the coding sequence GTGGACCGAGCCATCTCCATCCTCCAGGTGCTCGCCCGTCGGGGGGCTGTCGGAGTCACGCCGATCTCCGAGGAGCTGGGGGTGCACAAGTCCACCGTCTTCCGGTTGCTGGCCACTCTCGAGGCCCGCGGGCTGGTGGAGCAGAGCGCGAGTCGAGGCGACTATCAGCTCGGCTACGGCGTCATCCAGCTGGCCGCCGGCGCCACCCGCAAGCACGACATCTCGGTCACCAGTCGACCGATCTGCATGGCCCTGGCCGACGCGGTCGGCGAGACCGTCAACATCGTCATCAACGACGGTGAGGAGGCCATCACGATCGACCAGGTGATCGGGAGTGCGGAGATCACCTCGGTCAACTGGGTCGGGCAGCGGAGCCCCCTGCACACGACCGCGTCCGGCAAGGTCTTCCTCGCCGCGATGTCGCCGGAGGACCGCCGGCGGATCATCGAGGGTGGGCTCGAGCGCTACACGGAGCAGACGGTGGTCGACCCGGTGCTCCTGGAGGAGCAGCTCACCGAGTTCAGGAAGCTCGGCTATGCCTACTCGGCCGACGAGCACGAGATCGGTCTCACCGGGGTGGCTGCGCCGATCCGTTCCCTGGGGGGCGGCGTGATCGCCGCCGTGGTGGCCTCGGGTCCGTCGTTCCGGATCACGTCCGAGAAGGTGCCCGAGCTGGCCGAGCACGTGCTCGCCGCGGCGGCCGCGATCTCCGAGCGGAACGGCTTCCCCAAGGCCGAGTGA
- a CDS encoding aromatic ring-hydroxylating oxygenase subunit alpha: MSIESTPVDLASLADERAAGFGLEAPFYTSPEVYEQDLDLIFGQHWIFAVAEAEIPDPGDYVTVDLGPHSVIVVRDDDENVRAFRNVCRHRGSRLLQSGCGSIGNIVCPYHQWTYRVDGSLIFAESQAGTFEYDKFGLKPVNVRAVGGLVFLCLADEPPADFDDVSKVIEPYLKPYDLASAKIAHQTDIVEEGNWKLVMENNRECHHCDASHPELLTAYFPISRYEAEDVPPRLQQVFERYQEAQAELEKAREVIGFPNGDLCQLEGKPTGFQISHLPLDGAGASFGPDGQQLCAKLMGSIEDPRFGDLSLHMQPNSWFHFLADHAVVFSVIPLAVDRTLVRTTWLVNPEAVEGVDYSVESLTSVWRATNDQDRVLVEGTQRGVTDPGYVPGPYSEVEGEVDAFVTWYVQRIQANA, from the coding sequence ATGAGCATCGAATCGACGCCTGTGGATCTGGCGTCCTTGGCGGACGAGCGTGCAGCCGGTTTCGGGCTGGAGGCGCCTTTCTACACGAGCCCGGAGGTCTACGAGCAGGATCTCGATCTCATCTTCGGTCAGCACTGGATCTTCGCTGTCGCCGAGGCGGAGATCCCGGACCCGGGTGACTACGTGACCGTCGACCTGGGACCCCACTCCGTGATCGTCGTCCGCGACGACGACGAGAACGTCCGCGCCTTCCGCAACGTCTGCCGTCACCGCGGGTCTCGACTGCTCCAGTCGGGCTGCGGCTCGATCGGCAACATCGTGTGCCCCTATCACCAGTGGACCTACCGCGTCGACGGCAGCCTGATCTTCGCCGAGTCGCAGGCCGGCACCTTCGAGTACGACAAGTTCGGGCTCAAGCCGGTGAACGTGCGTGCGGTCGGCGGGCTGGTCTTCCTCTGCCTGGCCGACGAGCCGCCGGCCGACTTCGACGACGTCAGCAAGGTCATCGAGCCCTACCTGAAGCCCTACGACCTGGCCTCGGCGAAGATCGCCCACCAGACCGACATCGTGGAGGAGGGCAACTGGAAGCTGGTGATGGAGAACAACCGCGAGTGCCACCACTGCGACGCCTCCCACCCCGAGCTGCTCACGGCGTACTTTCCGATCAGCCGCTACGAGGCCGAGGACGTGCCGCCGCGTCTGCAGCAGGTCTTCGAGCGCTACCAGGAGGCGCAGGCCGAGCTGGAGAAGGCCCGCGAGGTAATCGGCTTCCCGAACGGGGATCTGTGCCAGCTGGAAGGCAAACCGACGGGGTTCCAGATCTCCCACCTTCCGCTGGACGGCGCCGGTGCCTCCTTCGGCCCCGACGGTCAGCAGCTCTGCGCGAAGCTGATGGGGTCCATCGAGGACCCGAGGTTCGGCGACCTGTCGCTGCACATGCAGCCCAACTCGTGGTTCCACTTCCTCGCCGACCACGCCGTCGTCTTCTCGGTGATCCCGCTCGCGGTCGACCGGACGCTGGTCCGCACGACCTGGCTGGTCAACCCGGAGGCCGTCGAGGGCGTCGACTACTCGGTCGAGTCGCTCACCTCCGTCTGGCGTGCCACCAACGACCAGGACCGGGTCCTGGTCGAGGGCACCCAGCGAGGCGTGACGGACCCGGGCTACGTACCTGGTCCGTACTCAGAGGTCGAGGGTGAGGTCGATGCATTCGTCACCTGGTACGTCCAGCGCATCCAAGCCAACGCCTAG
- a CDS encoding hybrid-cluster NAD(P)-dependent oxidoreductase, whose translation MTIMETDIPEVSEPNSFGLQNGRPAAVRSRRNLEPCWAESDVMDLVCSQVLAVTHDVKTFVFTTPDRRPFDFEAGQFITIRVEIDGELMTRCYTIASPPTRPDRLAITVKRVPDGVVSNWLHDNLEPGNWISMHAPAGAFVLPEEDAPKYLFLSAGSGITPVLSMTRTLYDLGSEADILFVHSARTPADIIYRGELEAMARLMPNLRVAEICEGDAPTERWMGLQGRISKPVLEILAPDLEERETYICGPAGYMAAAKSLLEELGYDMDKYHEESFDFGAPEVPAPTAAPPMEQDAEEEAAAGFSIEFARSGKMITCGPDETILEAAIAAGMRPMSACGQGMCGTCKVSMLSGEVDMKHNGGIRPKEVANQKVLICCSKPLGDIQLDC comes from the coding sequence ATGACCATCATGGAGACCGACATCCCCGAGGTGTCGGAGCCCAACTCGTTCGGTCTGCAGAACGGCCGCCCGGCGGCCGTCCGCAGCCGGCGGAACCTGGAGCCCTGCTGGGCCGAGAGCGACGTGATGGACCTGGTGTGCAGCCAGGTGCTCGCGGTCACCCATGATGTGAAGACCTTCGTCTTCACGACCCCCGACCGGCGTCCCTTCGACTTCGAGGCGGGCCAGTTCATCACCATCCGCGTCGAGATCGACGGCGAGCTGATGACCCGCTGCTACACGATCGCCTCGCCGCCGACCCGGCCCGACCGGTTGGCCATCACGGTCAAGCGGGTCCCCGACGGTGTGGTGTCGAACTGGCTCCACGACAACCTCGAGCCCGGCAACTGGATCTCGATGCACGCTCCGGCGGGTGCGTTCGTCCTGCCGGAGGAGGACGCCCCGAAGTACCTCTTCCTCTCGGCCGGCAGCGGCATCACCCCGGTGCTGTCGATGACGAGGACGCTCTACGACCTCGGCTCCGAGGCGGACATCCTCTTCGTCCACAGCGCGCGTACGCCGGCGGACATCATCTACCGCGGTGAGCTCGAGGCGATGGCTCGTCTGATGCCCAACCTGCGAGTGGCCGAGATCTGTGAGGGCGACGCCCCCACGGAGCGGTGGATGGGGCTGCAGGGACGCATCTCCAAGCCGGTGCTCGAGATCCTGGCACCCGACCTCGAGGAGCGCGAGACCTACATCTGCGGTCCCGCGGGCTACATGGCTGCCGCGAAGTCGCTGCTCGAAGAGCTCGGCTACGACATGGACAAGTACCACGAGGAGAGCTTCGACTTCGGCGCTCCCGAGGTGCCTGCCCCGACGGCCGCGCCGCCGATGGAGCAGGACGCCGAGGAGGAGGCCGCTGCCGGCTTCTCGATCGAGTTCGCGCGCAGCGGGAAGATGATCACCTGTGGTCCGGACGAGACCATCCTGGAGGCTGCGATCGCCGCCGGTATGCGTCCGATGTCCGCCTGCGGCCAGGGCATGTGTGGCACCTGCAAGGTGTCGATGCTCTCCGGCGAGGTCGACATGAAGCACAACGGCGGCATCCGGCCGAAGGAGGTCGCCAACCAGAAGGTGCTGATCTGCTGCTCCAAGCCGCTGGGCGACATCCAGCTGGACTGCTGA
- a CDS encoding GntR family transcriptional regulator, whose protein sequence is MTVDEILATTANPPATSLAEQAYLYIRDRLVMLDIRPGAPINDGQIAAAIGMGRTPVREAIKRLEADHLVHSFPRRGTFATTIDATELTAIAEIRRQLAPYASRAAAERATPQQREQMRDLAAQIGKGKLGDGDRTALMQVDKAAHSLIYRSSGNPHLEDILIRYDNLAIRIWWMVIDRLPDLAHHVIEQAQLLNVVADGDADRAEKLTLEHIGDFEREIRQVL, encoded by the coding sequence ATGACGGTTGACGAGATCCTGGCAACGACGGCGAACCCGCCCGCCACCTCACTCGCCGAGCAGGCCTATCTCTACATCCGTGATCGCCTGGTGATGCTCGACATCCGTCCGGGGGCGCCGATCAACGACGGCCAGATCGCGGCGGCCATCGGCATGGGCCGCACGCCTGTCCGCGAGGCGATCAAGCGCCTCGAGGCCGACCACCTGGTCCACTCCTTCCCCCGCCGCGGCACCTTCGCGACGACCATCGACGCGACCGAGCTCACCGCCATCGCCGAGATCCGGCGTCAGCTCGCGCCCTACGCGTCCCGTGCCGCCGCAGAGCGCGCCACGCCGCAGCAGCGGGAGCAGATGCGCGACCTCGCGGCCCAGATCGGCAAGGGCAAGCTGGGCGACGGCGACCGCACCGCGCTGATGCAGGTCGACAAGGCGGCCCACAGCCTGATCTACCGGTCCAGCGGCAACCCCCACCTCGAGGACATCCTGATCAGGTACGACAACCTCGCCATCAGGATCTGGTGGATGGTAATCGACCGACTCCCCGATCTGGCCCACCACGTCATCGAGCAGGCTCAGCTCCTCAACGTCGTGGCCGACGGCGACGCCGACCGGGCCGAGAAGCTCACCCTCGAGCACATCGGTGACTTCGAGCGCGAGATCCGCCAGGTCCTCTGA